One Phoenix dactylifera cultivar Barhee BC4 chromosome 8, palm_55x_up_171113_PBpolish2nd_filt_p, whole genome shotgun sequence genomic window carries:
- the LOC103710868 gene encoding probable CDP-diacylglycerol--inositol 3-phosphatidyltransferase 2 isoform X2: MIVYISGVNDNPFSPYPSYMRVLMNCVAFALCFSNKTLFAILYFFSFFCDGLDGWFARKFNQVSTFGAVLDMITDRVSTACLLALLSQLYRPGLIFLSLLGLDIASHWLQMYSSFLSGKTSHKDVKDKSNWLLKAYYGQRLFMAFCCSGSEVLYIILFLLAGNQSESVLDVCLNAMKQSSLLSLILCLTLIGWGIKQVVNIIQMKTAADSCVFYDMKRSR; this comes from the exons ATGATCGTCTACATATCTGGTGTCAATGATAATCCTTTTTCACCATAtccaa GCTATATGAGAGTCCTAATGAATTGTGTGGCATTTGCTCTTTGCTTTTCCAACAAAACACTTTTTGCTATACTTTACTTCTTCAG ctttttctGTGATGGACTGGATGGTTGGTTTGCACGAAAATTCAATCAAG TGTCAACCTTTGGAGCTGTTTTGGACATGATAACAGACAG AGTAAGCACTGCTTGTTTATTGGCACTCCTGTCCCAGTTATACAG GCCAGGCTTGATTTTCTTGTCATTGCTTGGATTGGATATTGCAAGCCACTGGTTGCAAATGTATAG TTCTTTCTTATCAGGCAAGACTAGTCACAAGGATGTAAAGGACAAGAGTAATTGGCTTTTGAAGGCATACTATGGGCAGCGATTATTCATGGCCTTTTGTTGTTCGGGATCTGAG GTTCTTTACATCATTCTCTTCCTTCTTGCTGGTAACCAATCTGAAAGTGTGCTTGAT GTTTGCTTGAATGCTATGAAACAGAGTTCACTTCTTTcactgatattatgtttaactCTGATTGGATGGGGAATTAAGCAAGTGGTTAACATTATACAG ATGAAGACAGCTGCAGATTCCTGTGTCTTTTATGATATGAAAAGAA
- the LOC103710867 gene encoding uncharacterized protein At5g41620, whose amino-acid sequence MEAEKWGAAVDEGSRGGGKESSLGRKLRQGISVGKRGGPSTPVPSWKLEDSPGPSDPGGLDRAQRRRSSVSARKLGANLWEIQDLLDYPRMSRRSARTRRRKEGRGIDDVLGEWPLGPKDRPLTSGSLRRHVAASPIQQHKLSERHSHAPQPVSPTSYSSSMEVAAFNQAITPSSSLDLKGKLSEAGYSLKTSTELLKVLNRIWSLEEQHASNASLVKQLKMELEHARACIQELMQEKQAYRHEMDDLVKQVSQAKLVRKNKEQERIKAAVQSIRDELEDERRLRRRSESLHRKLGKELSEVKAAFLKAVKDLEREKKANSLLEDLCDEFAKGIRDYEQEVRELRQKSVKGCDHKVDRMVLHISEAWLDERMQMKIAKSRGDLAEKSTVTDRLNGEIESFLQARQSNSYKNDGVYQKDGNLRRQSLESVHLNGAASAPRDAEDDDSVASDLHCFELNMVGGDSEIYDQLKSHGRSSIEKLESARKSNFTGKKVGYSENFKGQNVSGLQAQFKEQMDKMKLCGNEQLVDRVQVIHLQTDEETGGVEADHIGRVISQKSDNHHVPEVGQGIDLKWDSRQGSDHLIDNAVKNQSEICEVDQDNYHGEQSQDQFSWRGHFVLVGDNTASGDFHNLASPARQWNYLHTSPDIEISECSSKLPSGVKENTLKEKLLEARLEGQHARLKASKGPATGRMRQ is encoded by the exons ATGGAAGCGGAAAAGTGGGGAGCAGCAGTAGATGAAGGGAGTAGAGGCGGTGGAAAGGAGTCGTCTTTGGGCCGAAAGCTGAGGCAAGGGATATCCGTGGGCAAAAGGGGCGGCCCCTCTACCCCGGTGCCCTCCTGGAAGCTGGAGGATTCCCCCGGCCCTTCGGACCCCGGCGGCCTTGACAGGGcccagaggaggaggagctccgtctCTGCCCGAAAGCTCGGGGCCAATCTCTGGGAGATACAGGACCTTTTGGATTACCCCAGGATGAGCCGGAGGAGCGCCAGGACGCGCCGCCGCAAGGAAGGGAGGGGCATCGATGATGTTCTTGGCGAGTGGCCGCTCGGTCCCAAAGATCGA CCTCTAACTTCTGGTAGTTTAAGGAGGCATGTTGCAGCTTCACCGATCCAACAACATAAGTTGAGCGAAAGGCATAGTCATGCTCCCCAACCTGTATCTCCCACTAGTTATAGCAGCTCAATGGAG GTTGCAGCTTTTAACCAAGCTATCACTCCTAGCAGTTCTTTAGATCTTAAGGGAAAGCTCAGTGAGGCAGGATATAGCCTTAAAACATCAACTGAATTATTGAAAGTTCTGAATAGGATTTGGAGCCTGGAAGAACAACATGCATCCAATGCATCGTTGGTAAAACAATTGAAGATGGAGCTAGAGCATGCACGGGCATGTATTCAGGAGTTGATGCAAGAGAAGCAAGCATATCGTCACGAAATGGATGATTTGGTGAAACAAGTTTCTCAGGCCAAACTGGTCCGGAAGAACAAGGAGCAGGAAAGGATCAAAGCAGCTGTGCAGTCCATAAGGGATGAGCTTGAAGATGAGAGAAGGTTGAGAAGACGTTCCGAAAGTCTGCATCGAAAACTAGGCAAAGAGTTGTCTGAAGTGAAAGCAGCATTCTTGAAGGCAGTGAAGGAtctggagagagagaaaaaagcaaATAGCCTTTTGGAGGACCTTTGCGATGAGTTTGCAAAGGGAATTAGGGATTATGAACAGGAAGTCAGGGAGTTGAGACAGAAGTCTGTGAAAGGTTGTGATCATAAAGTTGATCGGATGGTACTTCATATTTCAGAAGCATGGCTGGATGAGCGGATGCAGATGAAGATTGCTAAATCTAGGGGAGATTTGGCCGAAAAAAGCACAGTTACAGACAGGTTAAATGGTGAAATTGAATCTTTCCTTCAAGCTAGACAATCCAATAGCTATAAGAATGACGGTGTGTACCAGAAAGATGGAAATTTGCGTCGCCAATCCCTGGAGTCTGTCCACTTGAATGGGGCTGCCAGTGCACCTCGAGATGCCGAAGATGATGATTCTGTAGCAAGTGACTTGCATTGTTTTGAGCTTAACATGGTTGGCGGTGATAGTGAAATCTACGACCAGTTAAAATCTCATGGTAGAAGTAGCATTGAAAAACTGGAGTCAGCAAGAAAATCTAACTTCACAGGGAAGAAGGTgggatattctgaaaatttcaagggtCAGAATGTTTCTGGCTTGCAAGCACAATTCAAGGAACAGATGGATAAGATGAAGCTGTGTGGAAATGAACAGCTTGTGGATAGAGTACAGGTCATACACTTGCAGACTGATGAAGAAACTGGAGGTGTGGAAGCAGATCACATTGGGCGTGTTATTTCACAGAAATCCGATAATCATCATGTTCCAGAAGTTGGGCAGGGCATAGATCTGAAGTGGGATAGCAGGCAGGGATCAGACCATCTGATCGATAATGCGGTCAAAAATCAGTCAGAAATTTGCGAGGTTGATCAAGATAATTATCATGGGGAACAGTCCCAAGATCAATTTTCATGGAGGGGTCACTTTGTTTTAGTTGGTGATAACACTGCTTCAGGAGATTTCCACAATCTAGCCAGTCCAGCGCGGCAGTGGAACTACCTGCATACGTCTCCTGATATTGAGATATCTGAATGCTCATCAAAATTACCATCTGGGGTAAAAGAGAACACTTTAAAGGAAAAATTACTTGAAGCAAGGCTAGAGGGACAGCATGCTCGTTTAAAAGCTTCAAAAGGTCCAGCCACAGGCAGAATGCGACAATGA
- the LOC103710868 gene encoding probable CDP-diacylglycerol--inositol 3-phosphatidyltransferase 2 isoform X1 — MAQTSPQKVVSVYLYIPNIIGYMRVLMNCVAFALCFSNKTLFAILYFFSFFCDGLDGWFARKFNQVSTFGAVLDMITDRVSTACLLALLSQLYRPGLIFLSLLGLDIASHWLQMYSSFLSGKTSHKDVKDKSNWLLKAYYGQRLFMAFCCSGSEVLYIILFLLAGNQSESVLDVCLNAMKQSSLLSLILCLTLIGWGIKQVVNIIQMKTAADSCVFYDMKRSR; from the exons ATGGCTCAGACATCGCCTCAGAAAGTGGTATCAGTGTACCTCTACATCCCCAATATTATAG GCTATATGAGAGTCCTAATGAATTGTGTGGCATTTGCTCTTTGCTTTTCCAACAAAACACTTTTTGCTATACTTTACTTCTTCAG ctttttctGTGATGGACTGGATGGTTGGTTTGCACGAAAATTCAATCAAG TGTCAACCTTTGGAGCTGTTTTGGACATGATAACAGACAG AGTAAGCACTGCTTGTTTATTGGCACTCCTGTCCCAGTTATACAG GCCAGGCTTGATTTTCTTGTCATTGCTTGGATTGGATATTGCAAGCCACTGGTTGCAAATGTATAG TTCTTTCTTATCAGGCAAGACTAGTCACAAGGATGTAAAGGACAAGAGTAATTGGCTTTTGAAGGCATACTATGGGCAGCGATTATTCATGGCCTTTTGTTGTTCGGGATCTGAG GTTCTTTACATCATTCTCTTCCTTCTTGCTGGTAACCAATCTGAAAGTGTGCTTGAT GTTTGCTTGAATGCTATGAAACAGAGTTCACTTCTTTcactgatattatgtttaactCTGATTGGATGGGGAATTAAGCAAGTGGTTAACATTATACAG ATGAAGACAGCTGCAGATTCCTGTGTCTTTTATGATATGAAAAGAA